Proteins encoded in a region of the Zea mays cultivar B73 chromosome 2, Zm-B73-REFERENCE-NAM-5.0, whole genome shotgun sequence genome:
- the LOC109944120 gene encoding LOW QUALITY PROTEIN: type II inositol polyphosphate 5-phosphatase 15-like (The sequence of the model RefSeq protein was modified relative to this genomic sequence to represent the inferred CDS: inserted 4 bases in 2 codons) produces MSAIAGSYGYIAPGEIWSGSEGGIIKAWPWDTIAKSLSFTSGISHKAVSLVEKSYIDLRNHATIGNLCSLLAADVKHMLADSCRAKVWRLTSMTFALWDAKTRELLKVFGIDGQVDLARPEAPVMPEQFIEEEIKVKPTXKGEAQGSFTFFQKSRNALMGAADAVRRVATKGTCVEDNRRTEAVAQAMNGTIWSGCTDGSIIVWDGNGNRLREFHYHSSSVRCIKTLGDRVWVGYTSGTIQVIDVKGNLQAGWIGHSCPVIDMAISDSYIFSLAHHGGIRGWPLSSPSSLDDILCYELASRELLYTRLENLKILVGTWNVAQEKASPEALRSWLGGAFFDVGLVVVGXEMGAGVLAMAAAKESVGLEGSGNGQWWIDSIGKTLDEGISFHRVGSRQLAGLLIAAWATNDLRPHVGDVDATAVPCGFGRAIGNKFQ; encoded by the exons ATGTCTGCCATTGCTGGCTCCTATGGCTATATTGCCCCAG GTGAAATTTGGTCCGGATCAGAAGGCGGTATCATAAAGGCATGGCCTTGGGACACCATTGCTAAGTCCCTCTCATTTACATCAGGAATAAGTCATAAGGCTGTCTCGCTGGTTGAAAAATCTTATATTGACCTTAGAAACCATGCTACAATTGGTAACCTGTGTTCTTTGCTTGCTGCTGATGTGAAACACATGCTCGCAGACAGCTGTCGAGCGAAAGTTTGGAGACTAACTAGCATGACATTTGCTCTTTG GGATGCTAAGACTAGGGAACTTTTAAAAGTATTTGGCATCGATGGACAAGTTGACTTAGCTCGTCCTGAGGCCCCAGTAATGCCGGAACAATTCATAGAGGAAGAGATTAAAGTAAAACCCAC AAAGGGAGAGGCTCAAGGTTCTTTCACATTTTTTCAGAAATCTAGGAATGCCTTGATGGGCGCAGCTGATGCTGTACGCAGAGTTGCAACAAAAGGGACATGTGTGGAAGATAATCGGCGAACTGAAGCAGTGGCTCAAGCAATGAATGGGACAATTTGGTCTGGTTGCACAGATGGTTCAATTATTGTTTGGGATGGAAATGGGAATAGACTGCGAGAATTTCATTACCATAGTTCTTCTGTTCGATGCATAAAGACACTCGGAGACAGGGTTTGGGTGGGCTATACAAGTGGCACTATTCAAGTTATCGATGTCAAAGGTAACCTTCAGGCAGGATGGATTGGTCATAGCTGCCCAGTCATAGACATGGCAATTAGTGATTCTTACATTTTTTCTTTGGCACATCATGGTGGTATTCGAGGATGGCCTCTAAGTTCCCCTAGCTCTCTAGATGATATTCTATGCTATGAGTTGGCTAGCAGGGAACTGTTATATACGAGGCTAGAGAACCTTAAAATACTGGTTGGGACTTGGAATGTTGCACAAGAGAAAGCTTCTCCTGAAGCACTAAGGTCATGGTTGGGTGGTGCATTTTTTGATGTTGGGCTGGTGGTGGTTGG CGAGATGGGTGCTGGAGTTCTTGCCATGGCAGCTGCTAAAGAAAGT GTAGGGCTTGAAGGCAGTGGCAATGGGCAGTGGTGGATAGACAGTATTGGCAAAACACTTGATGAGGGGATATCCTTCCATAGAGTTGGTTCAAGGCAGTTGGCAGGACTACTTATTGCTGCATG GGCAACGAATGACCTTAGGCCACATGTTGGTGATGTTGATGCTACTGCAGTGCCATGTGGCTTTGGGCGTGCTATTGGCAACAAG TTTCAGTAA